Genomic DNA from Enterococcus saccharolyticus subsp. saccharolyticus:
GAATGGTAATGTCGTGAACATTTCTAGTCCGACAAAAGCGAATCAGTTAGGAATTGGAATGGTTCATCAGCATTTTATGCTTGTCGATGCCTTTACGGTGACAGAAAATATTATTTTAGGAAACGAACCGAGTCGTTTAGGTAAATTGGATCGTAAAAAAGCACGTGAAGAAATCAAAAAAGTTTCTGAACAATATGGCTTATCTGTTGATCCAGATGCGTATATTCGTGATATTTCGGTCGGTATGCAACAACGGGTGGAGATTTTAAAAACACTTTATCGTGGTGCCGATATTTTAATCTTTGACGAACCGACTGCCGTATTAACTCCCCAAGAAATTGATGAGTTAATCGAAATTATGCGAGGGTTAGTGCGTGAAGGGAAATCGATTATTTTAATCACGCATAAATTGGATGAAATTAAATCTGTTGCAGATCGTTGTACGGTTATCCGCCGTGGTCAAGGAATTGGCACTGTGGATGTGAAGGATGTATCTTCTCAACAATTAGCCGATATGATGGTAGGTCGTGCTGTTTCTTTCAAAACAGTGAAAAAACCAGCTGCTCCACAAGAATTAGTTTTATCTATTCAAGATTTAGTCGTGAAGGAAAATCGTGGTCTTGAAGCAGTGAAGCATTTGAACTTGGAAGTTCGTGCAGGGGAAGTTTTGGGAATTGCCGGTATTGACGGAAATGGTCAATCAGAGTTAATTCAAGCAATTACTGGTTTACGTAAAGTAGAAAGTGGAAAAGTTATTTTATCAGATAAAGATATTACCAACTTACGTCCACGTAAAATTACCGAATCTGGTTTAGGTCACGTACCAGAAGACCGCCACAAATATGGTTTAGTGTTAGATATGACATTAGCTGAAAACATTGCTTTACAAACGTACTATCAAGAACCATTTAGCAAAATGGGTGTCTTGAACTATTCAGAAATGAACTACAACGCAGAAGATTTAATCAAAGAATTTGATGTGCGTACAGTAAATGAATTAGTACCCGCTAAAGCATTATCTGGTGGGAATCAGCAAAAAGCGATTATTGCCCGCGAAATTACGCGCGACCCAGATTTATTAATTGTTGCAAACCCAACACGTGGGTTAGACGTTGGTGCGATTGAATTTATCCATAAACGTTTAATTGAACAACGTGATCGTTTTAAAGCAGTCTTGCTAATTAGTTTCGAGTTAGAAGAAATCTTGAATGTTTCCGATAAAATTGCTGTTATCCATGATGGTCAAATCGTTGGTACAGTAACACCAGAAGAAACAAGCGAACAAGAATTAGGTCTATTGATGGCCGGCTATTCACTTGAAAAAGCAAGAGCAGAATTAGCGCAACAGGGGGTGGCGACAAATGAATGATCGCAATGAAAAAATTCGCAATCTATTAGTGCCAATTTTATCCGTTGTTATGGGATTGGTTTTAGGCGCAATTATCATGGCTGCCTTTGGGTATAACCCAATTGTGGGGTATCAATCAATGTTGAACGCAGCTTTAGGTACGCAACGTGGAATCGGTGAAACCCTACGTCAGGCAACACCGTTAATCTTTACAGCCTTAGGTTTCTCGGTTGCCAATTCAGCAGGTTTCTTTAATATCGGGTTATCTGGACAAGCATTATGTGGGTGGATTGTCAGTGTCTGGACAGCGTTAGCCTTTCCTGACCTACCGAAATTAATCTTATTGCCATTATGTGTCATTTTAGGTGCGGCTGCTGGTGCGGCTGCGGCAGCAATTCCAGGGATGTTGCGTGCATTCTTTGGTACGAGTGAAGTCATTGTAACTATCATGATGAACTACATCTTGTTATATACAAGCACGTTTATGTTGCAAGATGTGATGCCAGAAAGTTTCCGTTCAAGTTTAGATTCAACGAATGCTATTACGCAAAATGCAAGTTTGCGTTTACCATGGTTAACACAATTCTTTGGTGGTTCTCGTGTAAGTGGCGGGTTATTCTTAGCCTTGATTATGTTAGTTCTTGTATGGTTCTTAATGAAGAAAACTACACTTGGTTTTGAAATTCGTTCTGTAGGGTTGAACCCATTTGCATCAGAATATGCTGGGATGAGTAGTAAACGTACAATCATCTTATCTATGATT
This window encodes:
- a CDS encoding ABC transporter ATP-binding protein — its product is MRNITKSFGTFKANDQINLQIRKGEIHALLGENGAGKSTLMNVLSGLLEPTSGEILMNGNVVNISSPTKANQLGIGMVHQHFMLVDAFTVTENIILGNEPSRLGKLDRKKAREEIKKVSEQYGLSVDPDAYIRDISVGMQQRVEILKTLYRGADILIFDEPTAVLTPQEIDELIEIMRGLVREGKSIILITHKLDEIKSVADRCTVIRRGQGIGTVDVKDVSSQQLADMMVGRAVSFKTVKKPAAPQELVLSIQDLVVKENRGLEAVKHLNLEVRAGEVLGIAGIDGNGQSELIQAITGLRKVESGKVILSDKDITNLRPRKITESGLGHVPEDRHKYGLVLDMTLAENIALQTYYQEPFSKMGVLNYSEMNYNAEDLIKEFDVRTVNELVPAKALSGGNQQKAIIAREITRDPDLLIVANPTRGLDVGAIEFIHKRLIEQRDRFKAVLLISFELEEILNVSDKIAVIHDGQIVGTVTPEETSEQELGLLMAGYSLEKARAELAQQGVATNE
- a CDS encoding ABC transporter permease, whose amino-acid sequence is MNDRNEKIRNLLVPILSVVMGLVLGAIIMAAFGYNPIVGYQSMLNAALGTQRGIGETLRQATPLIFTALGFSVANSAGFFNIGLSGQALCGWIVSVWTALAFPDLPKLILLPLCVILGAAAGAAAAAIPGMLRAFFGTSEVIVTIMMNYILLYTSTFMLQDVMPESFRSSLDSTNAITQNASLRLPWLTQFFGGSRVSGGLFLALIMLVLVWFLMKKTTLGFEIRSVGLNPFASEYAGMSSKRTIILSMIISGGLAGLGGVVEGLGTYQNFFVQTTSLAIGFDGMAVSLLGAGSAIGIFLSAILFSILKIGGLGMQTIAEIPFEIVNVSIALIIFFVGINFVIRLAMAKILPDKKQVEIVKTIETKPNDQSQEGGEL